Proteins encoded by one window of Polyangiaceae bacterium:
- a CDS encoding FHA domain-containing protein, with protein MGSPAPELSTQEIGICCGRCETYSRVGTLVCEECGNDLAIEAARPSSLTANAGTSGNHAAKIEEAQRRMTQPARSIHDEPTSPYITALDDDETTMVEAPPSELLRETENLSKEPAVERGSERNVQLARPPNPLAGLSEEELMDQAKHFVCTSCMTPVPTGHKFCGRCGAEVPPEIRKLQVHFFSEMQDPEKARLILIRGEGMDALSYHLKLDQHIVGRSGQLEFPDDPFISPKHANFFYRDTRLVVRDEGSLNGVYLRIRGSVELSAGDTFLAGEQVFRLDPTPKASDAADGDGTFFYSSPKHPTAFRLVQMLEGGSTGMTVCARGTSLQIGRENGDLNFPGDVYMSAQHCTVADEGGKFTLTDHDSRNGTYVRIKTEATLGHGDYVFIGRKLLRVELNVN; from the coding sequence ATGGGAAGCCCTGCGCCGGAACTCTCCACGCAAGAGATCGGCATCTGCTGCGGTCGCTGTGAGACCTACAGCCGGGTGGGCACCCTGGTCTGCGAAGAATGTGGGAACGATCTCGCGATCGAGGCAGCACGCCCCTCCTCGCTCACCGCCAACGCAGGCACGAGCGGGAACCACGCGGCAAAAATCGAGGAAGCGCAGCGTCGCATGACGCAGCCAGCTCGCTCGATCCACGACGAACCAACGAGCCCTTATATAACGGCGCTCGACGACGACGAGACCACCATGGTGGAGGCTCCGCCTTCGGAGCTGCTCCGAGAGACGGAAAACCTTTCCAAAGAGCCTGCTGTTGAGCGAGGCTCAGAACGAAATGTCCAGCTCGCGCGGCCACCGAATCCGCTCGCCGGGCTCTCCGAGGAGGAACTGATGGATCAAGCCAAGCACTTCGTCTGTACGTCCTGCATGACCCCCGTACCGACGGGTCACAAGTTCTGTGGTCGCTGTGGGGCCGAGGTGCCGCCTGAAATCCGCAAGCTTCAGGTGCATTTCTTCAGCGAGATGCAGGACCCTGAGAAGGCTCGCCTAATCCTGATCCGCGGGGAAGGAATGGACGCCCTCAGCTATCACCTCAAGCTCGACCAGCACATCGTCGGTCGCAGCGGTCAGCTGGAGTTCCCTGACGATCCTTTCATCTCGCCAAAGCACGCCAACTTCTTCTATCGCGACACCCGTCTCGTGGTGCGTGACGAGGGCTCGCTGAACGGCGTCTACCTACGCATTCGTGGCTCCGTGGAGCTCTCCGCTGGCGACACGTTCCTTGCGGGCGAGCAAGTCTTCCGTCTCGACCCGACGCCCAAGGCATCCGACGCGGCCGACGGCGATGGGACGTTTTTCTATTCTTCCCCGAAGCACCCCACCGCGTTCCGCCTGGTACAGATGCTCGAAGGCGGTTCCACCGGCATGACCGTTTGCGCACGAGGCACCTCGCTGCAGATTGGCCGCGAGAACGGCGACCTCAACTTCCCCGGTGACGTCTACATGTCCGCGCAGCACTGCACGGTGGCGGACGAAGGCGGCAAGTTCACCCTAACTGACCACGACTCGCGCAACGGCACCTACGTGCGCATCAAGACCGAAGCAACGCTGGGTCACGGAGACTACGTGTTCATCGGCCGCAAGCTCTTGCGCGTCGAACTCAACGTGAACTAA
- the lepB gene encoding signal peptidase I, translating into MRKFVRFLIWTAIVVGVIIGIARLTAIRWWKVPENDPLLGASITPSLRPGDTILLWRLSDPKFSDLVLCPDPTDPSEVVIGRIVAEENDQVKVQGNDIWVNNSPMRTDMGCTERTFKTEDPNTGNEVEQTCDQEDLGGHLHMRGNISAGRSQSTRLITEQKVGVGKVFLVSDNRLYPFDSRRYGQVDRATCKESVFFRLTGKDGFFDTKSRFTFIH; encoded by the coding sequence ATGCGCAAGTTCGTCAGGTTCTTGATTTGGACCGCCATCGTCGTGGGCGTGATCATCGGTATCGCGCGCTTGACTGCGATCCGCTGGTGGAAGGTACCGGAGAACGATCCGTTGCTCGGTGCTTCCATCACGCCGTCGCTGCGCCCAGGCGACACCATCCTGCTGTGGCGACTCAGCGACCCGAAGTTCTCCGACTTGGTACTGTGTCCCGATCCGACGGACCCGAGTGAGGTCGTGATTGGCCGAATCGTCGCGGAGGAGAACGACCAAGTGAAGGTTCAGGGCAACGACATCTGGGTCAACAACAGCCCGATGCGAACGGACATGGGTTGCACTGAGCGTACGTTCAAGACTGAGGATCCCAATACGGGAAACGAAGTCGAGCAGACCTGCGACCAAGAAGACTTGGGCGGCCACCTGCACATGCGGGGGAACATCAGCGCTGGCCGCTCCCAAAGTACGCGACTGATTACGGAGCAGAAAGTAGGCGTCGGGAAGGTGTTCTTGGTGAGCGACAACCGCCTCTATCCGTTCGACTCGCGTCGCTACGGCCAGGTCGATCGCGCCACCTGCAAGGAGTCGGTTTTCTTCCGCCTCACAGGCAAGGATGGCTTCTTCGACACGAAGAGTCGGTTCACCTTCATCCACTGA
- a CDS encoding S1 family peptidase has product MNRTLPLLSLLLLSTGCASVSALFETPAKEPTPAAAEDPGRAEAPELPFALAQADDYVVRVVAENATCTGTLIADDLVLTAHHCVAERDISGEILEKDLEPEELRVELGGDYLPWGEVGVDAVVAPPCGHRAGVGDIAILVLERKLIGMTTLEPELDQAPQSGEEVHTVGFGRCSLSGEAIHRKPRPGGRVLKVKENRYTLEASICPGDSGGPALNGAGELVGVVSRSVMDGSEQTVNLSEFTRLDAFRGLFANARAISDGASPAELPPVAGCPSR; this is encoded by the coding sequence GTGAACCGAACTCTCCCACTCCTCTCACTGCTCTTGCTGAGCACTGGTTGCGCCAGCGTGAGCGCTCTATTCGAGACGCCAGCCAAGGAACCCACGCCGGCAGCAGCAGAGGATCCTGGCCGCGCCGAGGCGCCGGAGCTGCCCTTTGCCCTCGCTCAAGCGGACGACTACGTCGTGCGCGTGGTCGCGGAAAACGCCACCTGCACGGGCACGCTGATCGCCGACGATCTGGTGCTTACCGCTCACCACTGCGTCGCAGAGAGAGATATCTCTGGGGAAATTCTTGAGAAAGACCTCGAGCCCGAAGAGCTGAGAGTTGAACTCGGCGGCGACTACCTTCCTTGGGGAGAAGTTGGGGTGGATGCAGTGGTTGCCCCGCCGTGTGGCCACCGCGCAGGGGTGGGTGACATCGCGATCTTGGTGCTTGAACGCAAACTGATCGGCATGACCACCCTCGAGCCGGAGCTGGACCAAGCCCCGCAGTCCGGCGAGGAAGTTCACACCGTTGGCTTTGGGCGCTGCAGCCTGAGCGGGGAAGCGATCCACCGTAAGCCGCGACCTGGCGGCCGTGTACTGAAGGTGAAGGAGAACCGCTACACACTGGAAGCTTCCATCTGTCCCGGCGACTCCGGCGGTCCAGCCCTGAACGGCGCCGGGGAACTAGTGGGCGTGGTTTCGCGCAGTGTGATGGACGGCAGCGAGCAGACGGTGAACCTCTCGGAGTTCACGCGCCTCGATGCTTTCCGCGGCCTCTTCGCGAATGCCCGGGCGATCAGCGATGGGGCGAGCCCAGCGGAGCTCCCTCCAGTCGCCGGCTGCCCAAGTCGCTAG
- a CDS encoding alpha/beta hydrolase fold domain-containing protein, giving the protein MTWSLRRHRSKWLRRALLLAVATVCLGSCTLVARHLWSTRGLSKRTLIAQGRKRVVYVHVPPGHSKSKAVPLVIALHGNGGSAALLNRGTRYGLTREADARGWVLLLPQGIDEAWNDHRPFKQEALAGVDDVAFLTQLIDVAQRDYGIDPEQVFVVGASNGGAMAMTLAIEQSERFRGIAAVVMSLPGIHEAATPQRPISVLMLNGTADPVVPFGGGQILGKRGRVVASTASLEWWGRQNRCTTSVPLHPLPDRAPEDETRVYVESREGCAEGTSVTLYRVQGGGHTWPGGVPYAPSAIVGRTSNDIDASKVVFDFFASHTKP; this is encoded by the coding sequence ATGACTTGGTCCTTGCGTAGACACCGCAGCAAGTGGCTACGCCGAGCGCTGCTGCTCGCGGTGGCCACGGTGTGCCTGGGTTCGTGCACCCTCGTAGCGCGCCACCTTTGGAGCACTCGCGGTCTCTCGAAGCGCACCCTGATTGCACAGGGTCGGAAGCGAGTGGTCTACGTCCACGTGCCGCCTGGGCACTCGAAGAGCAAAGCGGTACCGCTCGTGATCGCGCTGCACGGAAACGGAGGCAGCGCGGCTCTGCTCAATCGCGGGACTCGCTACGGACTGACCCGCGAGGCCGACGCCCGCGGTTGGGTGCTCTTGTTACCGCAAGGCATCGACGAAGCCTGGAACGACCATCGACCGTTCAAGCAGGAGGCGCTCGCCGGCGTTGACGACGTCGCGTTCCTCACTCAGCTGATCGACGTTGCGCAGCGCGACTACGGGATCGACCCGGAGCAAGTCTTCGTCGTGGGGGCCTCGAACGGCGGCGCCATGGCCATGACCTTGGCCATCGAGCAGTCGGAGAGATTTCGCGGAATCGCCGCGGTCGTGATGAGCCTGCCGGGGATCCACGAAGCAGCCACACCGCAGCGACCCATCTCCGTGCTCATGCTCAACGGAACCGCGGATCCAGTGGTGCCGTTCGGCGGCGGTCAGATCTTGGGGAAGCGCGGACGTGTGGTGGCCTCTACCGCGAGCCTCGAGTGGTGGGGACGGCAGAATCGCTGCACCACCAGCGTGCCCCTACATCCTCTGCCCGATCGCGCTCCGGAGGACGAGACTCGCGTCTACGTCGAGAGTCGTGAAGGCTGCGCTGAAGGCACCAGCGTAACCCTCTATCGTGTCCAAGGCGGCGGTCACACCTGGCCGGGAGGCGTGCCCTACGCACCGTCTGCAATCGTGGGTCGTACAAGCAACGACATCGACGCCAGCAAGGTCGTGTTCGATTTCTTCGCGAGCCACACAAAGCCCTGA
- the proB gene encoding glutamate 5-kinase, with the protein MATARASLQTARRVVVKVGSRALSGDPTLPANLIAQIAESSRAADSTERRFVLVSSGAIALGCERLGYTARPKEMSKLQAAAAAGQSVLMRRYEEACAENGMIPAQVLLTHADLADRERLNNARNALGELLEADALPIVNENDTVSTDEIRFGDNDQLSAMVVPLVGAEVLILLTDVSGVLDATGQRLSELPADFIVQDHGSSSGVGSGGIMSKVDSARKASRSGAWVVIASAAEPRVISRLLAGEDVGTLVHPVEGVLRARQHWIAYTLKPRGTVVIDAGAAKALRAGKSSLLPVGVVGVRGQFNAGDAVSIVDAEGTEVGRGLARLGGLDVARAARQKSAALELLFGSVGRDLVVVHRDDLVLA; encoded by the coding sequence ATGGCAACGGCCCGCGCATCGCTTCAAACCGCTCGCAGAGTGGTGGTCAAGGTTGGCTCCAGAGCGCTCTCCGGCGACCCGACCCTGCCGGCGAATCTGATCGCCCAAATCGCCGAGTCGAGTCGGGCAGCAGACTCGACGGAGCGGCGCTTCGTATTGGTGTCGAGCGGCGCAATCGCGTTGGGCTGCGAGCGCCTCGGCTACACCGCCCGTCCGAAGGAGATGAGCAAGTTGCAGGCGGCGGCAGCAGCGGGTCAGTCCGTGCTGATGCGACGCTACGAAGAAGCTTGTGCGGAGAACGGGATGATACCTGCCCAGGTGCTGCTCACCCACGCGGATCTCGCGGATCGCGAGCGCCTCAACAACGCACGCAACGCCTTGGGCGAGCTACTCGAGGCGGACGCTTTACCTATCGTCAACGAAAACGACACCGTGTCGACCGACGAGATCCGCTTTGGCGACAATGACCAGCTTTCGGCGATGGTAGTCCCGTTGGTCGGCGCGGAAGTGCTGATCCTGCTTACCGACGTCTCGGGAGTGCTGGACGCGACCGGGCAGCGCCTCTCAGAGCTCCCAGCTGACTTCATCGTGCAAGACCACGGTAGCTCCAGTGGAGTCGGCAGCGGCGGCATCATGTCGAAGGTCGATTCCGCAAGGAAAGCAAGCAGGTCCGGCGCCTGGGTCGTAATTGCGAGCGCCGCAGAACCGCGAGTGATCTCGCGCCTGCTCGCAGGTGAAGACGTCGGAACCCTGGTCCACCCGGTGGAAGGCGTGCTGCGCGCACGCCAGCACTGGATCGCGTATACCTTGAAGCCGCGAGGCACGGTGGTGATCGACGCGGGCGCCGCGAAAGCGTTGCGCGCGGGGAAAAGCAGCTTGCTACCGGTAGGCGTTGTTGGAGTGCGTGGCCAGTTCAACGCGGGTGATGCGGTGAGTATCGTGGACGCGGAGGGCACCGAAGTGGGTCGCGGCCTCGCACGACTGGGCGGCCTCGACGTCGCTCGTGCAGCACGCCAGAAGTCCGCAGCGCTCGAACTCTTGTTCGGTAGCGTGGGGCGCGACTTGGTCGTGGTGCACCGCGATGACTTGGTCCTTGCGTAG
- the sppA gene encoding signal peptide peptidase SppA — MTSHNVARLRTRSLGLAFTTALLLLGLSPSASAQVPGDAGTQRLPVLGASIAGTDDSSALAFNPANIGFMPGAELRWNGIFLDEDLGVPWQGHAFSFATPLFLNLSMGLRVDAVNPTAQAPNPENYQFVTWGLALSSTDAFSLGFSLQRSYSDAAVHDRLASYTIAMSSRPAPALGLSFVGSDLNGPTNRAGGSRSPTYDIGMALRPTGERTFELGLEAKYIVDSDDWIPRGTIGLDIAPLGRLTGGVSMHHLDQSEPDYVASLGLALYNSNPAGSTELSGGVVGGNALGSDDTYANPYLGVAVRGFREPVGGEAPRYAVRVRIESTPGPRQHFRMMRRLWKMAEEEAVDAVLLELRTAPSDSFAHVQEFRDAIHNLRRHGKKVLCHLEDNGGMALFLCSAATKILVNPAGGLRFAGLKSQSMYFAGLLNKLGIRADFVRIGPHKSAPEQLTRTGPSKVAKADRIDMLQQLERQFVEAVASGRRMTPAEVRTNVAKGPFIASEAQQAKFVDGVAFDDELDDSVRSMIGRDTLVVDEDVLGPRAKKKFGRERGIAVVYVDGDMIDGRSSNIPFLGMKLAGSYTIAEALKDAREDPRIGAVVLRVETPGGSAMAADVIWRQVELTAKAKPLVVSMGSYAASAGYYISAPGSRIFANPATITGSIGVFYGKADVAGLLEKIGVNVKTYKTTPKADAESLYRPFTDAERKELDKKVGQFYDTFITRVAAGRPLSKEQVDAVGRGRVWTGEQAKDRKLVDELGGIRQALDYVRKQAGLSADAPVVELPEIQTSILGQLLGIEGLHADAKLSIPPQISGMIKALGPFMVYESDKPMMLLEMAPVKP, encoded by the coding sequence ATGACCTCACACAACGTTGCCCGCCTACGCACGAGATCGCTCGGGCTCGCTTTCACAACTGCTCTCTTGCTGCTTGGCCTGAGCCCGAGCGCCTCTGCACAGGTGCCAGGAGATGCCGGGACTCAACGCTTGCCCGTGCTTGGCGCGAGCATCGCTGGTACCGACGACAGCAGCGCCCTTGCGTTCAATCCGGCCAATATCGGCTTCATGCCCGGCGCTGAGCTGCGTTGGAACGGCATCTTCCTGGACGAGGACCTGGGGGTGCCTTGGCAAGGACACGCGTTCTCGTTTGCGACCCCGCTGTTCCTGAACCTGTCCATGGGGTTGCGTGTCGACGCGGTGAACCCAACGGCACAAGCGCCCAACCCCGAGAACTACCAGTTCGTGACCTGGGGTCTGGCGCTGAGCTCGACAGACGCGTTCTCCCTCGGTTTTTCGCTCCAGCGGTCCTACTCCGATGCCGCGGTGCATGATCGTCTTGCCTCGTACACCATCGCGATGAGTTCGCGGCCCGCACCGGCGCTCGGCCTCTCATTCGTCGGCAGTGACCTCAACGGCCCAACGAACCGCGCGGGTGGCAGCCGATCCCCGACCTACGACATCGGGATGGCGCTGCGGCCCACCGGCGAGCGCACATTCGAGCTTGGCCTGGAGGCCAAGTACATCGTCGACTCCGACGACTGGATTCCGCGTGGAACTATCGGGCTCGACATCGCGCCCTTGGGTCGCTTGACGGGCGGCGTCTCGATGCACCACCTGGACCAGAGCGAACCGGACTACGTGGCGTCACTCGGCCTCGCGCTCTACAACTCGAACCCAGCGGGCAGCACCGAGCTCTCCGGCGGTGTGGTCGGCGGGAACGCTTTGGGGTCAGACGACACCTACGCCAACCCCTACTTGGGCGTCGCCGTTCGAGGATTCCGCGAGCCGGTTGGGGGTGAGGCGCCCCGCTATGCGGTGCGAGTCCGCATCGAGTCCACGCCAGGCCCCCGGCAACACTTCCGCATGATGCGTAGGCTGTGGAAGATGGCCGAAGAGGAGGCGGTGGACGCGGTGCTGCTCGAGCTGCGTACCGCCCCCTCGGACAGCTTCGCTCACGTGCAAGAGTTCCGAGACGCCATCCACAACTTGCGGCGTCACGGCAAGAAGGTGCTGTGTCACCTCGAAGACAACGGAGGCATGGCGCTCTTCCTGTGCTCTGCCGCGACCAAGATCTTGGTGAACCCAGCGGGCGGCCTACGGTTCGCCGGGCTGAAGAGCCAGTCGATGTACTTCGCCGGCTTGCTCAACAAGCTCGGTATCCGCGCGGATTTTGTTCGCATCGGGCCCCACAAGAGCGCGCCCGAGCAGCTCACACGCACCGGCCCGTCCAAGGTCGCGAAGGCAGACCGCATCGACATGCTGCAACAGCTGGAGCGGCAGTTCGTCGAGGCCGTCGCCTCAGGGCGCCGCATGACACCCGCAGAGGTACGCACGAACGTCGCCAAGGGTCCGTTCATTGCCTCAGAGGCACAACAGGCAAAGTTCGTCGATGGCGTAGCCTTCGATGACGAGCTGGATGACTCCGTCCGCAGCATGATTGGCCGCGACACTTTGGTGGTGGATGAAGACGTGCTCGGGCCGCGCGCGAAGAAGAAGTTCGGTAGGGAGCGCGGCATCGCCGTCGTTTACGTAGACGGCGACATGATCGACGGACGCAGCAGCAATATCCCGTTCTTGGGTATGAAGCTCGCTGGCTCGTACACCATTGCCGAGGCACTGAAGGACGCGCGGGAGGACCCACGCATCGGCGCCGTGGTGCTCCGCGTGGAAACGCCCGGCGGTTCTGCGATGGCCGCAGACGTGATCTGGCGCCAGGTGGAACTCACCGCCAAGGCCAAGCCGTTGGTGGTGAGCATGGGCAGCTACGCCGCGAGCGCGGGCTACTACATCTCGGCACCAGGAAGCCGCATCTTCGCCAACCCGGCGACCATCACTGGCAGCATTGGCGTCTTCTATGGCAAGGCTGATGTCGCCGGCTTGCTGGAGAAGATCGGGGTCAACGTAAAGACCTACAAGACGACTCCGAAGGCCGACGCCGAGTCGCTCTATCGACCCTTCACCGACGCCGAGCGGAAGGAGCTCGACAAGAAGGTCGGCCAGTTCTACGACACGTTCATCACGCGGGTCGCGGCGGGCCGACCGCTCAGCAAGGAGCAGGTCGATGCCGTCGGTCGCGGCCGGGTGTGGACCGGCGAACAGGCCAAAGACCGCAAGTTGGTTGACGAGCTTGGTGGCATTCGTCAGGCACTCGACTACGTGCGCAAGCAAGCCGGACTGAGCGCGGACGCGCCGGTGGTGGAGCTACCGGAGATTCAGACCTCGATCCTCGGCCAGCTACTTGGCATCGAAGGTCTGCACGCGGACGCCAAGCTGAGCATCCCCCCGCAGATCAGCGGCATGATCAAGGCGCTTGGGCCTTTCATGGTCTACGAGAGCGACAAGCCGATGATGCTGCTGGAGATGGCGCCTGTGAAGCCATGA
- a CDS encoding UTP--glucose-1-phosphate uridylyltransferase encodes MKEALTAELAALDPALKHQLDHHGFDPGWFVGLAERNLGREPDNRVKGTVDPPTETDVRDLPTDPAERAALIRKGEEVLRAGHCALIVLAGGMATRMGGVIKALVEAVDGHTFLDLRLREVERVGHGCPLWLMTSDATDQGLKQALTAHPQAKNVATFPQNLSLRLTPEGKLFRGELGTPQSHAPGHGDLPEALARSGLLKQFVADGGRLVLITNVDNLGATLDPLLIGWHLSHGKPISCEVVDKVGTDRGGIPARLDGRPVILEEFRLPESFDPSSVRVFNTNTFWVDARALVELDMPWTYFTVTKQHGDQRFIQFERLLGEITSHLDTQFVRVPREGAESRFLPVKDTAELERRRAEIRNVATSREILSA; translated from the coding sequence ATGAAGGAAGCCCTGACCGCCGAGCTGGCTGCTCTCGACCCCGCGCTGAAGCACCAACTCGACCACCATGGATTCGACCCGGGGTGGTTCGTTGGGCTGGCCGAGCGAAACCTGGGGCGCGAGCCGGACAATCGCGTCAAAGGCACAGTCGATCCGCCCACCGAGACGGACGTCCGAGATCTACCGACTGACCCCGCAGAGCGGGCAGCACTGATCCGCAAGGGCGAAGAGGTGCTGCGCGCAGGACACTGCGCGTTGATCGTGCTCGCGGGCGGAATGGCGACGCGAATGGGTGGGGTGATCAAGGCGCTCGTCGAGGCGGTAGACGGACACACCTTCCTCGATCTGCGGCTGCGTGAGGTCGAGCGTGTGGGGCACGGCTGTCCACTGTGGTTGATGACCAGCGACGCCACGGACCAGGGGTTGAAGCAAGCCCTCACGGCCCACCCACAGGCGAAGAACGTCGCGACTTTCCCCCAAAACCTGTCGTTGCGTCTCACCCCCGAAGGAAAGCTATTCCGCGGGGAATTAGGCACGCCGCAATCACACGCCCCGGGTCATGGCGACCTGCCAGAGGCGCTCGCCCGTAGCGGGCTGCTGAAGCAGTTCGTCGCAGACGGCGGAAGGCTCGTCCTGATCACGAACGTCGACAACCTGGGTGCGACCTTGGACCCGCTGCTGATCGGCTGGCACCTCAGTCACGGGAAGCCGATCAGCTGTGAGGTCGTAGACAAGGTGGGTACGGACCGCGGCGGTATCCCTGCGCGACTCGACGGTAGACCAGTGATCCTGGAGGAGTTCCGGCTGCCGGAGAGCTTCGACCCGAGCAGCGTGCGCGTCTTCAACACCAACACCTTCTGGGTGGACGCCCGCGCGCTGGTCGAGCTCGACATGCCTTGGACCTACTTCACCGTGACCAAGCAACACGGGGACCAGCGCTTCATTCAGTTCGAACGCCTGCTCGGCGAGATAACTAGCCACCTGGACACCCAATTCGTCCGCGTGCCTCGCGAGGGCGCCGAGTCGCGTTTCCTCCCGGTAAAGGACACCGCGGAGCTTGAACGCCGCCGCGCGGAAATTCGCAATGTCGCCACTTCTCGGGAGATCTTGAGCGCATGA
- a CDS encoding exo-alpha-sialidase, which yields MARLVRPQGAGSRLVGWMLLALALGTATGCGDDAEIASRPGSPSDDPRDYVVDTNVNYQIEVSEPRWVIPSDGLPADTAAVSNANVEIHFFRGKLYMAWRAAPFHFASSETKMQVVSSTDGGVTWGHETTIALDRDVREPRLFDVSGELHLVFFEAGTNALAFEPNRMLQVVRDKTGKWNDVEVVADQPEVPWDIKRRVSAAGEASQLWMTSYMGEHYGGEGSVVQVYFKHSTDGYTWSPVSGDSVVYSGGVSEVAFEFTEAGDLWAVTRNEDGDATGCGAQVCVAKAGDLGNWDCPDVSDPERYDSPEMFRHGDDLYLIARRDIGGPFGSGPDACSLVAYSQRAKTTALYKIDTAQRKVVHIQDLPGAGDTAFASVRRVDAHHFLVANYTAPLDEPDQSWVQGQTSDRGTQVYFVDIRFVAP from the coding sequence ATGGCTCGACTCGTGAGGCCTCAAGGGGCCGGCTCGCGTTTGGTTGGTTGGATGTTGCTCGCGCTAGCGCTGGGCACCGCGACGGGGTGTGGCGACGACGCTGAAATCGCGAGTCGTCCAGGGTCGCCTTCCGACGATCCCCGCGACTACGTTGTCGACACGAACGTCAACTACCAAATAGAGGTCTCTGAGCCGCGCTGGGTGATCCCTAGTGACGGTCTCCCCGCGGATACGGCCGCCGTGTCGAACGCGAATGTGGAGATCCACTTCTTCCGCGGCAAGCTCTATATGGCTTGGCGGGCGGCGCCGTTCCACTTCGCGAGCAGCGAGACCAAGATGCAGGTCGTCTCCTCCACCGACGGAGGCGTGACTTGGGGTCACGAGACGACGATCGCTCTTGATAGGGACGTGCGTGAGCCTCGGCTATTCGACGTCTCCGGTGAGTTGCATCTGGTGTTCTTCGAGGCGGGGACCAACGCCCTGGCGTTCGAGCCGAACCGCATGCTGCAGGTGGTGCGCGACAAGACGGGGAAGTGGAATGACGTCGAAGTGGTTGCCGATCAGCCAGAAGTCCCGTGGGACATCAAGCGCCGTGTCAGCGCCGCAGGCGAAGCGAGCCAACTCTGGATGACCTCGTACATGGGGGAGCACTACGGCGGCGAAGGCTCCGTGGTTCAGGTCTACTTCAAGCACTCGACCGATGGTTACACCTGGTCTCCTGTGTCTGGGGATAGCGTGGTGTACTCCGGAGGCGTGAGCGAGGTGGCGTTCGAGTTCACGGAGGCCGGTGACCTCTGGGCGGTCACCCGCAACGAGGATGGAGATGCCACCGGCTGCGGTGCTCAAGTCTGTGTCGCGAAGGCTGGAGATCTCGGCAACTGGGATTGCCCCGACGTCTCCGATCCCGAGCGCTACGATTCTCCGGAGATGTTCCGGCATGGTGACGACCTGTATCTGATCGCCCGGCGAGACATCGGCGGCCCATTTGGAAGCGGACCCGACGCGTGTTCCCTGGTTGCCTACTCCCAACGCGCCAAGACCACCGCGCTCTACAAGATCGACACAGCGCAGCGGAAGGTCGTTCACATTCAGGATCTACCCGGCGCGGGGGACACGGCGTTCGCCTCAGTGCGTCGCGTTGACGCCCATCATTTCCTTGTGGCCAATTACACAGCGCCCCTGGACGAGCCCGATCAGAGCTGGGTTCAAGGTCAGACCAGCGACCGTGGGACGCAAGTCTACTTCGTCGACATCCGTTTCGTGGCCCCGTGA